From the genome of Podospora bellae-mahoneyi strain CBS 112042 chromosome 2, whole genome shotgun sequence:
ggtaggtaggtaggtgatgGGCCACCAGACGCAAGGTGATCGAACGAAGAGGCTCCTCAATGTTTGAGGGTCAAATGCAGGTACGATCTCAAAATTACTGGGAATTTATACTCGGCAGAGGAGTAACTTCCCATGCAACCGTGCTTTTCGTGTATCATATTGTTTATTCACTTTGAAAGCTCTACACTTCACTTTGTTGGCCAATTGCCCTCCCCACAGGACAGGTCCTACCAGTGGTATTACAGAACTGGGAGCAAGACGGTCAATATGGCAGCTACGCGCGCGGTTGATAATGTGACGCTTCGTCGCTCCCAAAGATCAGATGGGTATCGCGgggccatcaccatccttcccATCCTATCTTCCACATTCTCCGCCTGGTGAATAGGACACGCGTCCCATTTGAAAAGTTGAGATAAAACAGACAGTGCTGTGGTCAGCGGCCGTTTGCTCGACTGTCACTAGACAGGAATATAGGTCGTGGTGTTAGTAGGACTTCTATAAAAAGCCCTAGATCTTCTTCCTCAGTGGTGAAATGGTCCTGCTTCTTCGAACAATAGCAGAATCCTCAGACCTACCCAGAAACTACAAAGCTCCAAAGTAGAATGATCGCCTCTATGAAGTTGGTCTTCCTCTCCATGGTCATTCAGCTAGCCGTAGCCGGCCCGGTTGAGCCCGCCTCcacacaacaacagaaaAGCTCGCCCCTTGgcgcctcaccaccctcagcgCACATCCTGTTGTCAATGATTGCCACAGCGTAATCAACAATATAGGCAGTAAGCTGGAATTCTCTAAAATCAACACACTGTCTACCTCTCCACCTGCATTTCTCTGAACATAAAATGAAAAGCATCATCCGGAACAGGAAAACTGGACCTCGATCCTCGAATGTGCGTGACCATCGGTGTCAACAGTTGTGCTGGCTTCGTTTGCAACTACAACAAACTTACCGTATCAACTCAACCTacccatcgccgccatcgaAATGACTGCCTATGTCTACGACCCTTGCGTTTGAAACGACCAGTATGGCCAGTGGGCCAACGTATGGTATGAGGTTGGATTGGTGCACATGCCTATCATACCAACGCCACCCACAATCCCATGGCACAACAAGATCAGAATCGAAGATGTAAGACAGTTTCTGGGAGGAAACATACCAGCCGAGGTGGATGGTAGTATCTCACAGCCTTGAGCAGCTGTGGCAGGATAATCCGGGGAAATTGGCCGGTATGTAGGGGACGTTGACGGTCGTATCTCATAGAGTAAGCGGCTGGGGGGGATTATCTTGGAAGAACTTTGATCGTGATGAGAGGAGGATACTAATTGTATGATGTTCTGAGAAGTCGTCCGGATGCACCGCTCAGTAATCATCTACATAGAATGTAGAAATATTTTGGTGCACAGGTCGAAAATAAGTGTTTTCTGAAATCAAAGAAGTGTTATGCGTTGCGGTCAAGATCAAATCTCTCTCTGCACAAAACTCCCTTGATGGTTACCCCGCCATACTGTCACAAGTCAGTGGACGTCAGAGGGAAAGTGGCGGGCTTCTCTGTCACAATGTTCCTTCCTTGATTGATATTCAAGTATAGAACACCCTGCCCAAAGTTGTCACAGATCCACGATCTCAGTCTCAGACACACACCTCCACACCCAGCGGCCCAACACCCGATCAGCACGATGCTGGGCTTTACAATCCTCTCTGTGCTTTGGCTCGCCGGACTCGCTCTTGAGGGGCAGGCTGATCCTGCAAAACACGGCTGGATTTTCGACAGTATGATGAATGAACTGGATTGCTACCACGTCTTGGATCAATTCAACGGTAAGTCGCCATGTATAGCCTCTCTCTACTACAAGGCTGTCTATCCTCTTGCTAACTACGACTGCCTTACATAGAAAGCGCTGATGCAAATCAAGTCATCGAGACGAAGTATGAAGAGCCCAAAGAAATGCTCTACAAAGGCTGCAGCATCATACTCAGCCAACTCGATATCGAGCCCTGGTACACGTACATTAGCTTGAAGCAGATCTTGCCCAGCCTAGCGAAATATCTTTACTACCAACCGAATATCAAAAATGACTGGGAGGCGACATTCAACATCTCGGAAAACCAGTCGAATAGCGAATCAAAAATAGCATACGTCAAGATCCTGAAGTATTCCACCGATGACCAAAACGGGGCCAATACATCTGCCAATTCTGTCGACCCCGACGCAACTTGTTTCAACATGACAGAATTTCCACCACTCGTCCAGGCAGACTGTCAGGCATCGTTTGATTGTTAGTGTTCCCCTCTGACTTTCCGAGCCTACCCAGGCCCGCCAAAACAATGCCTAGATATAGCAGACACTAACTGATCACCAGTATGGACTACTGGAACCAAAGCCTTCTTTCCGAATCACGAAAACATGACATGGGAGTCTGGTTTTCTTAGCTTTTCCAACGACAGCTCCACTTGCCAGTTTGTGATGTATAACAATGACGATTATACTGCATACCTGAGCCTGACCGACGTTGCCGACCAAGTCCAGCATCAAATCATTGACCCTTGCGTCTCTAACGGTTGGTATGGAGGTTGGCAAAAGAATAATACGGGGCTGTATCTGGACTTCAAGAACAGGGGCGTACTGGCATGGTTCCTACCCAAAGAGTTCTTTCCCGCTGTTAGATGGACCTTTCCTGAATGGTTAAAAGACCCGGCGGATCCGTGGGATTACCCGCCATATCTCGTGTTTAACAAGAGCAAGAGCCAAGTGTTCAACAAGAGCGAGAGCCAAGTGTTCAACAAGAGCGAGAGCCAAGTGTTCAACCAGAATGAGAGCCAAGCATTCTCTGATTGATGTCATGGCGGGTACTGAAAGGCAGGCAGTGTGGGCAATGAGCTGATCTGAGCTGAGCAGGCCCTTGACTTGATTTGGGTCAGGCCGGCCACATCAAACTTAACTTGAAGGTATTATAACTTAACTTGGCTTAGGAAGATTATTAAATCTACCGGCAGTGGTTTTTCCGGGCCGGGTGGGCCGGAGCACTAGTTCCGCGAAGGGCACCGGTGGGTAGGTTCAGAGGGTGCCCTGCCGGCCACCTCACTACTATACCGGGTATCACCACTTTTTGTGGGGCTAGAGAGATCACTGATCTTCTGAGCTGAGATAATAGGAAGATTTGACTTGGCTCAGGCCAATATAGGGATGACTTGACTTggctcagctcagctcaACTGAGCCAAGTCAAGTCTGGCTCAGCTCATTGCCCACACTGAAGGTAGGCTTGGACGGGTTTAACATAGCTCAAATAGTGGTTAGTAGGCTGAGCTTTCGTCTCACCAAAGGAACTTTTTGGGACCTCACCGTGGTCATTAATCCACACCGTCAAGTGAGTCTTGATTTTTCACCGTGTTGCTTGGACGTCCAATCCTTTGAATGAAAAGTGTGAGGCGTGACAATTTACAGCCGATTGTTCTTGTACTCTTTCATCTGACGACACATTACTGCCATTCTTCCGTCTTCACCCAGATGTTTCATGCGAAGTATCGACCGGGCCACCATTCTTGTTACACTGCAGATGACCGTCGCAAGTATCTACGTCGTCAGCGTACTGCTGATCAACATGAGATATACAACCTCTCGAGAACTCATTCAATTTTTATTGAACCGTTGGTCCAGATAAATATTTCGTCTTTCCTCCTGAGAACCCTTTTTCATTTTTAGCCTTTCAAAAAGTCAAAATACACATGAAGGGGTTGGCCAAGGACAATGTCACCTTCGTCACCTGCCACACTtatgaaaaataaaaacccGAAAACTTGAACTACGAACATACTAAGCACCTATATTCACCTGCgcaaaacacacacaacaagagagaaaaaaaaggcctCCGTCTACAACGTGCTCAAATAGGTGAACACCGAAATCACCTACAACACACACATGACTCAGCAATTGTGACCATAAAGAAGATGCACACTACCCAGCAACAAAGTACCTCCCTACAGACCTCCACGATCAACACCCAGGCTCTAATACCTAGCACATctcacaacaaccagacACAAATCCCAACCAAATGTCTATCAACATTCTCTCCGTTTTCTTTTCATGAGCGGGGAATCATATATATCCTCTTTCTCAAAAACCTCATAATAAAGTCACAAAAATaccaaacccctcctcccaacccaacccaacccatccatctctttgaacaaaacaaaaagaaaagccacaaaaaaaaacgcctGCCTCTTTCATAAAAGTCATCTTCTAGAAAATAAAACCCCTTTCACACTCTTCTTTTCCCATATCATACCACCCATCCTGACCAAAAGACGTGTATAtacgtcttttttttccccacCTCATATccaaccgcccccccaacttcccccttaaaactccccatccccaccagcccccatcaccccccgcAACCCAAAGCCCAACCAGCCCCCACCAATTCACATTCCAACCCCTCGCCAAACCATTCAACCCCTGACCCCGTCTATACACCGTCTCCGAAATCGACTGCTGCTCCTTTGCCTGctttccccccttcttccttcccctcactgtctccaccaccttcgaAGGCTTAACAACAGCATGCGACCCCTCCTCATTGACAATACTGTACATCGTCCCGAACACACCATTGTATTTCCCAACAGGGACAATAGTCTCCAGAGTTTCTGGTGGTGCCACAGCactcttcttgcccttgacaGGAGGAGGCGCCTCGAGAGCTTGGAGGTACTCTGGTGTGTTGAGGACCGCGACCTGACCTCTGCGGAGGACCGTCTCGAGTGGGAGCTTGATGCACAGCGCTACAGCCGAGGAGCAGAATTTGGCGATGGAGAAGCTCGCGGGAGCAATCTCCCTGTCGATCATGAATTGTGTTCGGAGAACAAGGGGTGTTGAAAGGGTAAGGAGAGGGTGGacgagggagtggaggaccGTTGGGAAAAAGACGGCGGAGGGGCAGAAGTAAGAGGGAAGGCTGCGGAGGGCGGTCAAGGTGCGCCTGGAAGCGCGAGAGGTGGATGTGATAATCATGCTAAACGTTTTTAGTACATGGTAGAATTAGACAGCTTCAAGGAGGCATACCGTGTGCGGATCAGATCCAGGGGAGAGAGGATCAGGCCAGTAACAACCGCCGCGGCGGCAGCCACACAAAGAGAGGCCCATGGATATGGTGCGGCGATATCAATCAACCGGTCCGCATCGTTCTTGACGCCGAGGTCTGGTACGTTGAGAAGGGCGCTGAGTAGACTCCTGGACCAGTTCTCCAGTAACGAGTGGAGTACCGAGTAGATAAAGGTCACGTTTGAACCCTTCCAAACACCCCACGCACCTTCCTTCTGCCATAGCTGTGCGATAACTTCCAACACAGAGTCGGGGGTTCGAATGGCCAGTTGATGTGCCGGTACAGGGGCTGGCT
Proteins encoded in this window:
- a CDS encoding hypothetical protein (EggNog:ENOG503Q4ND; COG:C); its protein translation is MAHHSDNGVNPLRPYYIPPSIGEPPESLPTPPGPKAFAQAGNSTGQYATKARDLFSDIDYKNYIAEPSPSVVQTVKEVLDELLWKYSSVLMAQPFDVAKTIMQVRKQDDLGGLAAAAEEAEEARRQQAQAAVAAAANPWNTQFDDEEQANDSDSDADEMAYFTSNQPRTPSPTATRGRPNPMTPLDTPRTPGKPAPVPAHQLAIRTPDSVLEVIAQLWQKEGAWGVWKGSNVTFIYSVLHSLLENWSRSLLSALLNVPDLGVKNDADRLIDIAAPYPWASLCVAAAAAVVTGLILSPLDLIRTRMIITSTSRASRRTLTALRSLPSYFCPSAVFFPTVLHSLVHPLLTLSTPLVLRTQFMIDREIAPASFSIAKFCSSAVALCIKLPLETVLRRGQVAVLNTPEYLQALEAPPPVKGKKSAVAPPETLETIVPVGKYNGVFGTMYSIVNEEGSHAVVKPSKVVETVRGRKKGGKQAKEQQSISETVYRRGQGLNGLARGWNF